In one window of Syngnathus typhle isolate RoL2023-S1 ecotype Sweden linkage group LG7, RoL_Styp_1.0, whole genome shotgun sequence DNA:
- the LOC133156504 gene encoding inner centromere protein-like isoform X2, whose amino-acid sequence MNDVTRSHLPIGRCSLNFKVSAAAPVWGCLGYRRSSDKPPSATMSTVKSSLLSLTKMFADKTQEFLNDIDNVHMVWLEEIQQEAKLMFSSDSNFEPELMPKTPSQKKNSRRKRVSVGRQEDSQFRRRLSRGRRSNLRSVTIKQLDFISENAIADVSAAGSSTGARPKRTTRKNKQSIAEIAEDVNQPSRTIPEIQVECNKKPELVEDESVAKNTEVDNTDVPPEEPCDVRRHSPIKIESPNVVVSISASERLSAEQEIQPIPSPGRSAAKIAIAGNGRSSRRSSVRCSLKARRSLASLRHSMMQESLRRSSRRSLLKKNASRKANSSRSSIIDSTSPCESMEEIDEVASEPVTTDPEVAMITSADPPEPVLSEQPLLAHVTRSVAVNSPKLAPPSLYSPERYNEQKTSVNMKQSPLPSQRSTNCVKRKTASPPERPTKRFSNLKNNQSAPRPHMKSFLHTVQKNQMLMTPTAYSRSSVVKSFIRQNTPLKFDPKARERQKLEALRKKQEQEEERMRKMEEEKKKKQEEYKRKRDERLRKVTEAKEKEVQREEEKKKKIEQKMANIDEKNDKRQAAEMAKKRTATKRQEELEQKRKLEEEMKRKKIQQAEEEKRQQELLTKKAKEDELKPKKLAEARRALELESQRLAAAERERVEKEKAFALQRELERAAREKEEKRKQILKFSLFHQEEEQQRLAAEEKAAKDKEAAAAAAIKVAKKAVPLNVTMDVENSLLKTPAGKGVGLNVTVDVEKSPQSYSITPKGVNKTLTLSKNPENYGMDLNSDDSTDDESKPRKPIPSWAKGHNLEQIILRQYFNPPDMDSFFGPIEPPKLEKLFYKRKSRYFKRTSSAVWHSPPNASKY is encoded by the exons ATGAATGACGTCACCAGGTCCCACCTTCCCATTGGCCGCTGCAGTTTGAATTTCAAAGTTTCTGCAGCTGCGCCAGTGTGGGGCTGTCTTGGATATCGGCGCTCG AGCGACAAGCCTCCATCTGCCACCATGAGCACTGTAAAATCATCTTTGTTGTCTCTGACGAAGATGTTTGCTGATAAAACGCAAGagtttttaaatgacattgaCAATGTCCACATGGTTTGGCTTGAGGAGATCCAACAGGAGGCCAAACTGATGTTTTCAAG CGATTCTAATTTTGAACCGGAGTTAATGCCCAAAACGCCATCACAAAAGAAGAATAGTCGCAGGAAGCGCGTGTCGGTCGGCCGGCAGGAAGATTCTCAATTCAGGCGCAG GCTCTCAAGGGGTCGACGAAGTAATCTCCGTAGCGTCACTATCAAGCAACTGGACTTCATTTCTGAGAATGCCATTGCCGATGTTTCCGCAGCTGGCAGCAGCACCGGTGCACGTCCAAAACGCACTACtcgcaaaaataaacaaagcatcgcgGAGATTGCCGAGGATGTGAACCAGCCTTCTCGTACAATCCCCGAGATTCAAGTTGAGTGTAACAAAAAGCCAGAGCTGGTTGAGGATGAAAGCGTGGCTAAAAATACCGAGGTGGACAATACAGACGTCCCACCGGAAGAGCCGTGTGATGTCAGAAGGCATTCTCCAATTAAGATAGAGTCACCTAACGTTGTGGTCAGCATCTCTGCATCAGAGCGTTTGTCTGCTGAGCAAGAAATCCAGCCCATACCTTCACCTGGGCGCAGCGCTGCAAAGATCGCGATAGCCGGCAATGGCAGAAGCTCACGGCGCAGCTCCGTGAGGTGCTCATTGAAGGCCCGTCGCTCCCTGGCCAGTTTGCGGCACAGCATGATGCAGGAGTCTCTGCGCCGTAGCTCTCGGCGGTCCTTGCTGAAGAAGAACGCGTCTCGCAAGGCCAACTCATCGCGAAGCAGCATCATCGACT cCACTTCTCCTTGTGAGTCAATGGAAGAGATAGATGAAGT AGCATCCGAACCTGTGACCACAGATCCTGAAGTTGCCATGATCACTTCAGCCGATCCTCCTGAG CCCGTGTTGAGTGAGCAGCCATTATTGGCACATGTCACTCGTTCTGTGGCTGTAAACTCCCCCAAGCTGGCCCCACCTTCACTGTATTCTCCCGAGCGGTACAACGAACAAAAGACATCAG TTAACATGAAACAGAGCCCACTGCCGAGTCAAAG GTCAACTAATTGCGTCAAACGCAAAACGGCCTCCCCTCCAGAAAGACCTACAAAGAGGTTCTCGAACCTCAAGAACAATCAGAGT GCTCCCAGACCGCACATGAAATCATTTCTTCACACTGTGCAGAAGAATCAGATGCTGATGACTCCGACTGCCTACAGCCGTAGTTCTGTGGTCAAATCCTTCATTCGACAGAACACTCCTCTGAAGTTTGACCCAAAG GCCAGAGAGCGGCAAAAGCTGGAAGCACTGAGAAAGAAGCAGGAACAGGAAGAGGAGCGAATGAGGAaaatggaggaggagaaaaaaaagaagcaagagGAGTATAAAAG gAAGAGGGATGAGAGGCTAAGAAAGGTGACTGAGGCAAAAGAGAAAGAAGTGCagagggaagaagaaaaaaagaagaagattgaGCAAAAAATGGCCAACATTGATGAGAAAAATGATAAG CGTCAGGCGGCAGAGATGGCCAAGAAGCGAACTGCCACCAAACGCCAGGAAGAGCTTGAACAGAAACGGAAGCTGGAAGAAGAAATGAAAAGGAAGAAGATTCAACAAGCG GAGGAGGAGAAGCGCCAACAAGAGTTGCTGACTAAGAAGGCCAAGGAGGATgaattaaaacccaaaaagctaGCAGAAGCTCGCAGAGCCTTGGAGCTGGAGAGTCAACGCCTAGCTGCTGCTGAAAG GGAGCgagttgaaaaagaaaaggcttTCGCTCTGCAACGGGAACTGGAAAGAGCAGCTCGCGAGaaggaagagaaaagaaaacag ATTCTAAAATTCTCTCTGTTCCACCAGGAAGAGGAACAGCAGAGGTTAGCTGCAGAGGAGAAGGCTGCGAAAGACaaagaggctgctgctgctgctgctataaAAGTTGCAAAG AAAGCTGTTCCCCTCAATGTGACTATGGATGTTGAG AATTCTTTGTTGAAAACTCCGGCAGGAAAAGGTGTCGGCCTCAACGTGACTGTGGATGTTGAG AAATCACCACAGTCTTATTCCATCACTCCAAAGGGTGTCAACAAAACTTTGACTTTGTCCAAAAATCCAGAAAACTATGGGATGGACCTAAACAGTGATGATTCTACTGATGATGAGTCGAAGCCAAGAAAGCCCATTCCCTCTTGGGCAAAAG GTCACAATCTAGAGCAGATTATTTTGAGGCAGTACTTCAACCCTCCAGACATGGATTCTTTCTTTGGACCAATCGAGCCGCCTAAACTGGAGAAGCTGTTTTACAAGAGGAAATCGCGTTACTTTAAACGCACCAGCTCTGCTGTGTGGCACTCACCCCCCAACGCCAGCAAATACTGA
- the LOC133156504 gene encoding inner centromere protein-like isoform X1 yields the protein MNDVTRSHLPIGRCSLNFKVSAAAPVWGCLGYRRSSDKPPSATMSTVKSSLLSLTKMFADKTQEFLNDIDNVHMVWLEEIQQEAKLMFSSDSNFEPELMPKTPSQKKNSRRKRVSVGRQEDSQFRRRLSRGRRSNLRSVTIKQLDFISENAIADVSAAGSSTGARPKRTTRKNKQSIAEIAEDVNQPSRTIPEIQVECNKKPELVEDESVAKNTEVDNTDVPPEEPCDVRRHSPIKIESPNVVVSISASERLSAEQEIQPIPSPGRSAAKIAIAGNGRSSRRSSVRCSLKARRSLASLRHSMMQESLRRSSRRSLLKKNASRKANSSRSSIIDSTSPCESMEEIDEVASEPVTTDPEVAMITSADPPEPVLSEQPLLAHVTRSVAVNSPKLAPPSLYSPERYNEQKTSVNMKQSPLPSQRSTNCVKRKTASPPERPTKRFSNLKNNQSAPRPHMKSFLHTVQKNQMLMTPTAYSRSSVVKSFIRQNTPLKFDPKMGMTRVARERQKLEALRKKQEQEEERMRKMEEEKKKKQEEYKRKRDERLRKVTEAKEKEVQREEEKKKKIEQKMANIDEKNDKRQAAEMAKKRTATKRQEELEQKRKLEEEMKRKKIQQAEEEKRQQELLTKKAKEDELKPKKLAEARRALELESQRLAAAERERVEKEKAFALQRELERAAREKEEKRKQILKFSLFHQEEEQQRLAAEEKAAKDKEAAAAAAIKVAKKAVPLNVTMDVENSLLKTPAGKGVGLNVTVDVEKSPQSYSITPKGVNKTLTLSKNPENYGMDLNSDDSTDDESKPRKPIPSWAKGHNLEQIILRQYFNPPDMDSFFGPIEPPKLEKLFYKRKSRYFKRTSSAVWHSPPNASKY from the exons ATGAATGACGTCACCAGGTCCCACCTTCCCATTGGCCGCTGCAGTTTGAATTTCAAAGTTTCTGCAGCTGCGCCAGTGTGGGGCTGTCTTGGATATCGGCGCTCG AGCGACAAGCCTCCATCTGCCACCATGAGCACTGTAAAATCATCTTTGTTGTCTCTGACGAAGATGTTTGCTGATAAAACGCAAGagtttttaaatgacattgaCAATGTCCACATGGTTTGGCTTGAGGAGATCCAACAGGAGGCCAAACTGATGTTTTCAAG CGATTCTAATTTTGAACCGGAGTTAATGCCCAAAACGCCATCACAAAAGAAGAATAGTCGCAGGAAGCGCGTGTCGGTCGGCCGGCAGGAAGATTCTCAATTCAGGCGCAG GCTCTCAAGGGGTCGACGAAGTAATCTCCGTAGCGTCACTATCAAGCAACTGGACTTCATTTCTGAGAATGCCATTGCCGATGTTTCCGCAGCTGGCAGCAGCACCGGTGCACGTCCAAAACGCACTACtcgcaaaaataaacaaagcatcgcgGAGATTGCCGAGGATGTGAACCAGCCTTCTCGTACAATCCCCGAGATTCAAGTTGAGTGTAACAAAAAGCCAGAGCTGGTTGAGGATGAAAGCGTGGCTAAAAATACCGAGGTGGACAATACAGACGTCCCACCGGAAGAGCCGTGTGATGTCAGAAGGCATTCTCCAATTAAGATAGAGTCACCTAACGTTGTGGTCAGCATCTCTGCATCAGAGCGTTTGTCTGCTGAGCAAGAAATCCAGCCCATACCTTCACCTGGGCGCAGCGCTGCAAAGATCGCGATAGCCGGCAATGGCAGAAGCTCACGGCGCAGCTCCGTGAGGTGCTCATTGAAGGCCCGTCGCTCCCTGGCCAGTTTGCGGCACAGCATGATGCAGGAGTCTCTGCGCCGTAGCTCTCGGCGGTCCTTGCTGAAGAAGAACGCGTCTCGCAAGGCCAACTCATCGCGAAGCAGCATCATCGACT cCACTTCTCCTTGTGAGTCAATGGAAGAGATAGATGAAGT AGCATCCGAACCTGTGACCACAGATCCTGAAGTTGCCATGATCACTTCAGCCGATCCTCCTGAG CCCGTGTTGAGTGAGCAGCCATTATTGGCACATGTCACTCGTTCTGTGGCTGTAAACTCCCCCAAGCTGGCCCCACCTTCACTGTATTCTCCCGAGCGGTACAACGAACAAAAGACATCAG TTAACATGAAACAGAGCCCACTGCCGAGTCAAAG GTCAACTAATTGCGTCAAACGCAAAACGGCCTCCCCTCCAGAAAGACCTACAAAGAGGTTCTCGAACCTCAAGAACAATCAGAGT GCTCCCAGACCGCACATGAAATCATTTCTTCACACTGTGCAGAAGAATCAGATGCTGATGACTCCGACTGCCTACAGCCGTAGTTCTGTGGTCAAATCCTTCATTCGACAGAACACTCCTCTGAAGTTTGACCCAAAG ATGGGCATGACTAGAGTG GCCAGAGAGCGGCAAAAGCTGGAAGCACTGAGAAAGAAGCAGGAACAGGAAGAGGAGCGAATGAGGAaaatggaggaggagaaaaaaaagaagcaagagGAGTATAAAAG gAAGAGGGATGAGAGGCTAAGAAAGGTGACTGAGGCAAAAGAGAAAGAAGTGCagagggaagaagaaaaaaagaagaagattgaGCAAAAAATGGCCAACATTGATGAGAAAAATGATAAG CGTCAGGCGGCAGAGATGGCCAAGAAGCGAACTGCCACCAAACGCCAGGAAGAGCTTGAACAGAAACGGAAGCTGGAAGAAGAAATGAAAAGGAAGAAGATTCAACAAGCG GAGGAGGAGAAGCGCCAACAAGAGTTGCTGACTAAGAAGGCCAAGGAGGATgaattaaaacccaaaaagctaGCAGAAGCTCGCAGAGCCTTGGAGCTGGAGAGTCAACGCCTAGCTGCTGCTGAAAG GGAGCgagttgaaaaagaaaaggcttTCGCTCTGCAACGGGAACTGGAAAGAGCAGCTCGCGAGaaggaagagaaaagaaaacag ATTCTAAAATTCTCTCTGTTCCACCAGGAAGAGGAACAGCAGAGGTTAGCTGCAGAGGAGAAGGCTGCGAAAGACaaagaggctgctgctgctgctgctataaAAGTTGCAAAG AAAGCTGTTCCCCTCAATGTGACTATGGATGTTGAG AATTCTTTGTTGAAAACTCCGGCAGGAAAAGGTGTCGGCCTCAACGTGACTGTGGATGTTGAG AAATCACCACAGTCTTATTCCATCACTCCAAAGGGTGTCAACAAAACTTTGACTTTGTCCAAAAATCCAGAAAACTATGGGATGGACCTAAACAGTGATGATTCTACTGATGATGAGTCGAAGCCAAGAAAGCCCATTCCCTCTTGGGCAAAAG GTCACAATCTAGAGCAGATTATTTTGAGGCAGTACTTCAACCCTCCAGACATGGATTCTTTCTTTGGACCAATCGAGCCGCCTAAACTGGAGAAGCTGTTTTACAAGAGGAAATCGCGTTACTTTAAACGCACCAGCTCTGCTGTGTGGCACTCACCCCCCAACGCCAGCAAATACTGA
- the LOC133156556 gene encoding bestrophin-2-like: MTVTYSRRVADAGLGTFFHLLLRWKGSIYKLLYRELIIFTLLYCFFSIGYRFVLNVEQKRQFEKLSIYCDRYAELIPVSFVLGFYVTLVVSRWWGQFENVPWPDRLASLVGGHVRGADEAARLTRRTLVRYANLSGVLIYRSVSTAVYKRFPTMEHLVQAGLMTSEELRHLEDLPSPHNKFWVPCMWFVSLALRARTEGRINNDVALTAILTELNSLRAKCMKLYGYDWISLPLVYTQVATVAVYSFFLACLIGRQFLDPGQGYPGHDLDFYLPVFTLLQFFFYVGWLKVAEQLINPFGEDDDDFETNWLVDRNLQVSLLSVDEMYDSLPLVEKDMYWNESEPRPPYTTASADHCKPSFMGSALDISVPKEEMEFQSNLEQIKENEEANYSTPLLGGLGRFLGVQSPSFPRSSRVSLLRRRPGAPLSRFPLYLHPEAQSVTNQARQPLNADRDQDYVFSGMPLYERAGFYSCPQTPIHCVPPAMPRPRPARRLLNEWDQSCSSLAPQTVGSQLLPPNTPSHNPPPSSAFPWLSEDGETSAAPAFSFPDPPPELCPISKLRRGHGLLSRRPPLPCLTLETLPSADSQAGPQSARATGSGGERVFSFTPPYRHGPANPNNPNSSSSSINVTSSSGAGTTGNLLNTNNLSSFGNFAANVKASNGGLNTMTAPSSMPSQQEANQQNSPNDSGISLAEGDLLGVLVDGGGNKAATSRKQD; the protein is encoded by the exons ATGACAGTGACCTACTCTCGCAGAGTGGCTGACGCAGGCCTCGGCACTTTCTTCCACCTGTTACTGCGCTGGAAAGGCAGCATCTATAAGCTCCTCTACAGGGAGCTCATCATCTTCACCTTGCTCTACTGCTTCTTCAGCATCGGTTATAG GTTTGTGTTAAATGTTGAGCAGAAGAGGCAGTTTGAGAAGCTGTCCATATACTGTGACCGCTACGCAGAGCTCATCCCAGTGTCCTTTGTTCTCG GTTTCTATGTGACCTTGGTGGTGTCCCGCTGGTGGGGTCAGTTTGAAAACGTCCCCTGGCCAGACCGCCTGGCATCACTGGTGGGAGGTCACGTGCGCGGAGCAGACGAGGCCGCCAGGTTGACCCGGCGCACTCTGGTGCGGTACGCCAATCTCTCCGGGGTGCTCATCTACCGTTCGGTCAGCACGGCCGTCTATAAGAGGTTCCCCACCATGGAGCACTTGGTGCAAGCAG GTTTGATGACATCAGAGGAACTGAGGCATCTGGAGGACTTGCCCTCCCCCCATAACAAGTTCTGGGTTCCCTGCATGTGGTTTGTGAGTCTGGCTTTGCGGGCCCGGACTGAGGGTCGCATCAACAACGACGTGGCTCTCACAGCCATCCTCACT GAGTTGAACAGTTTACGTGCAAAGTGCATGAAGCTGTACGGATATGATTGGATCAGCCTGCCTCTTGTGTATACTCAG GTGGCAACGGTGGCAGTCTACAGCTTCTTCCTAGCTTGTCTGATTGGTCGTCAGTTCTTAGACCCGGGCCAAGGCTATCCCGGACACGACCTGGACTTCTATTTGCCCGTTTTCACGCTGCTGCAGTTTTTCTTCTATGTTGGCTGGTTGAAG GTGGCAGAGCAACTCATCAATCCTTTTGGCGAAGACGATGACGACTTTGAGACGAACTGGCTTGTCGATCGCAATTTACAG GTATCTTTGCTGTCTGTGGATGAGATGTACGACAGCCTCCCTCTAGTTGAGAAGGACATGTACTGGAATGAGTCCGAGCCTCGCCCTCCCTACACTACTGCCAGCGCAGATCACTGCAAACCGTCATTTATGGGTTCGGCTTTGGATATTAG TGTTCCTAAAGAGGAAATGGAGTTTCAGTCCAATTTGGAGCAGATTAAAGAAAACGAGGAAGCCAACTACTCCACTCCGCTGTTGGGAGGTTTGGGTCGCTTCCTGGGTGTCCAGTCCCCCAGCTTCCCTCGCTCTTCTCGGGTCTCCCTGCTCCGGCGCCGTCCCGGAGCCCCATTGAGTCGATTCCCCCTGTACTTACACCCAGAAGCTCAGTCGGTCACCAACCAAGCCCGCCAGCCCTTAAATGCAGATCGAGATCAGGATTATGTCTTCTCCGGGATGCCCTTATATGAGAGAGCAGGCTTCTACAGTTGCCCCCAGACGCCAATCCATTGCGTTCCCCCAGCAATGCCCCGACCTCGACCTGCCCGGCGACTTCTGAATGAATGGGATCAGAGCTGCAGCTCCCTCGCGCCTCAGACTGTCGGCTCACAGCTTCTACCCCCCAACACCCCCAGTCACAATCCGCCACCATCGTCGGCTTTCCCCTGGCTGAGCGAGGACGGCGAAACGTCCGCCGCCCCGGCCTTCTCCTTCCCCGACCCTCCGCCCGAGCTTTGTCCCATATCCAAACTCCGACGTGGACACGGCCTGCTGTCTCGCCGGCCTCCTCTTCCGTGCCTGACACTGGAAACGTTGCCGTCCGCCGACAGCCAGGCGGGACCCCAGAGCGCTAGAGCGACAGGAAGCGGGGGAGAAAGGGTGTTCTCGTTCACCCCTCCCTATCGTCATGGAccggcaaatccaaataatccTAACAGTAGCTCGAGCAGTATTAATGTGACAAGCAGCAGCGGCGCTGGCACGACAGGAAATCTTCTCAACACCAACAATCTTAGCAGCTTTGGTAACTTTGCGGCCAATGTTAAGGCCAGCAACGGTGGGCTCAATACAATGACCGCACCCAGCTCGATGCCTTCGCAACAAGAAGCCAATCAGCAAAATTCCCCTAATGATTCTGGAATCTCATTGGCTGAAGGAGACTTGCTGGGCGTGCTCGTAGATGGCGGCGGAAACAAAGCAGCAACGAGCAGGAAGCAGGACTAA